One genomic window of Centropristis striata isolate RG_2023a ecotype Rhode Island chromosome 20, C.striata_1.0, whole genome shotgun sequence includes the following:
- the nfkb2 gene encoding nuclear factor NF-kappa-B p100 subunit isoform X2, with amino-acid sequence MAGALRMSEAQYINVYENDMNLMQYDYIPPVDIKTEPSFPETAHGPYIQIIEEPKQRGFRFRYECEGPSHGGLPGASSEKNRRTYPTVKINNYVGHARVEVQLVTHSDPPRVHAHSLVGRHCTESGTCTLDVGPNDLTASFSNLGILHVTKKGVMEVLSRRLRDERKRQKGAHCHLTDSEENSILKEAKELGKVMDLNIVRLKFTAFLQDSNGGFTRGLKPVVSNPIYDSKSPNASNLKISRMDKTCGSVLGGDEIFLLCDKVQKDDIEIRFYEEEDDGGWEAFGDFSPTDVHKQYAIVFKTPPYHSAEIERPVTVFLQLKRKKAGDSSDPKQFTYIPQVQDKEEVLRKKQKPLPHYEPWRGAGGGGRGGGAGGFGGGGAGFQFNQQMNGGGGGGGGGGTGGVFFTGGFTGFSGGGGAQMSGSAPQTEVTGGQTGGQTGGQTGGQTGGQTGGQTGSPLQQQLFQIAAALQSRASQSARQTAAALLQYCSTGDARVLLALQRHLCGVQDGNGDTPLHLAIIHQQTGVIQQLIHTLLSSQQQHILSTANHLRQTPLHLAVITRQVKVVEVLLRAGADPGLLDRDGRSPLHLAALAGDNATLRPMLAHLGERHAHLVNTPDYHGLHPLHLAVRRDGERCLRLLVEGGAKINAPEQKSGNTALHLAVRENLFKVACTLITELKADVNACTFGGNTPLHLASSLGSPTLCSMLVAAGADKNVENDEPLFFSSSSSSDDEEDEPIREQDTASQPINPRKRRAGGHTPLDLAKCQKVRNLLNSSPKSSRRSSKKLKPSSSSEVAEGSGLDEDTLSRLVDVLSVGDVPWKKLAEKLGMMTLTHLYLDSPTPCHHLLQHYQLGGGPVEGLVEALQSLGLTEGVRLLRNTELQDDKHSTDAVDSGFGSQPMEEEEEEPPVANQFLQ; translated from the exons ATGGCGGGAGCTCTCAG gatGTCTGAAGCTCAGTACATCAACGTCTACGAAAACGAC ATGAATCTGATGCAGTACGATTATATTCCTCCAGTGGACATAAAGACCGAGCCGTCCTTCCCCGAGACAG CTCACGGTCCGTACATCCAGATCATCGAGGAACCCAAACAG AGGGGCTTTCGTTTCCGTTATGAGTGTGAGGGCCCGTCCCACGGGGGGCTCCCAGGGGCCTCCAGCGAGAAGAACCGGAGAACTTACCCGACTGTCAAA ATTAATAACTACGTGGGTCACGCCCGGGTGGAGGTCCAGCTGGTGACGCACTCCGACCCTCCACGTGTCCACGCCCACAGCCTGGTGGGACGCCACTGCACCGAGAGCGGGACCTGCACCCTGGACGTAGGACCCAACGACCTCACCGCCTC gTTCAGTAACCTGGGGATCCTCCACGTGACCAAGAAAGGAGTGATGGAGGTCCTGAGCCGCAGACTGAGAGAcgagaggaagagacagaaaggaGCTCACTGCCACCTGACAG ACTCGGAGGAGAACTCGATCCTGAAGGAGGCGAAGGAGCTGGGTAAGGTGATGGACCTGAACATCGTCCGGCTCAAGTTCACAGCGTTCCTGCAGGACAGTAACGGAGGATTCACCAGGGGCCTGAAGCCCGTCGTCTCCAACCCCATCTACGACAGCA AGTCCCCGAACGCCTCCAACCTGAAGATCTCTCGGATGGATAAAACGTGCGGCTCGGTGCTCGGAGGAGACGAGATCTTCCTGCTCTGTGACAAAGTCCAGAAAG ACGACATCGAGATCCGGTTCTACGAGGAGGAAGACGACGGAGGCTGGGAGGCGTTTGGGGACTTCTCCCCCACAGACGTTCACAAACAG tacgCCATCGTGTTCAAAACGCCGCCCTATCACAGCGCAGAGATCGAGCGGCCCGTCACCGTCTTCCTGCAGCTGAAGAGGAAGAAGGCCGGCGACAGCAGTGACCCCAAACAGTTCACCTACATCCCACAGGTCCAAG ACAAAGAGGAGGTGCTGAGGAAGAAACAGAAGCCGCTGCCGCACTATGAACcctggagaggagcaggaggaggagggagaggaggaggagctgggggattcggaggaggaggagcag GATTCCAGTTCAACCAGCAGATGAatggaggcggaggaggaggaggaggaggaggaacaggaggagtgTTCTTCACAGGAGGCTTCACAGGCTTCAGCGGAGGGGGAGGGGCTCAGATGTCAGGCTCCGCCCCTCAGACAGAGGTTACAGGAGGACAGACTGGAGGACAGACTGGAGGACAGactggaggacagacaggaggacagacaggaggacagactggCTCACCACTACAGCAGCAGCTGTTTCAGATTG CTGCTGCTCTCCAGAGCCGAGCCTCTCAGAGCGCCAGACAGACTGCCGCCGCCCTGCTGCAGTACTGCAGCACCGGGGACGCCCGAGTCCTCCTGGCACTTCAGAGACACCTCTGTGGCGTCCAGGACGGCAACGGAGACAC TCCTTTGCACCTGGCCATCATCCATCAGCAGACCGGAGTGATCCAGCAGCTGATCCACACTCTGCTCAGCAGCCAGCAGCAACACATCCTCAGCACAGCCAACCACCTGCGACAG ACTCCTCTCCACCTGGCGGTGATCACGCGGCAGGTGAAGGTGGTGGAGGTGCTGCTGAGGGCGGGGGCCGACCCCGGCCTGCTGGACAGAGACGGCCGCAGTCCGCTCCACCTGGCGGCGCTCGCCGGAGACAACGCCACGCTGCGGCCCATGCTGGCTCACCTGGGAGAACGCCACGCCCACCTGGTCAACACGCCGGACTACCACG GTCTCCACCCGCTCCACCTGGCGGTGAGGAGGGACGGCGAGCGTTGTCTCCGCCTCCTGGTGGAGGGCGGAGCCAAAATCAACGCACCTGAGCAGAAGAGTGGAAACACGGCGCTGCACCTGGCCGTGAGGGAAAACCTGTTCAAGGTCGCCTGCACACTCATcacagag CTGAAGGCGGACGTGAACGCGTGCACGTTTGGAGGGAACACGCCGCTGCACCTGGCGTCCAGCCTCGGCTCGCCGACCCTCTGCTCCATGCTCGTCGCTGCAG GTGCTGATAAAAACGTGGAGAACGACGAGCCGCTcttcttcagctcctcctcctcctccgatGACGAGGAAGACgaaccaatcagagagcaggaCACCGCCTCGCAGCCAATCAACCCTCGCAAGAGGCGTGCAGGAGGCCACACCCCCCTCGACCTCGCCAAGTGCCAGAAG gTGAGGAACCTGTTGAACTCGAGTCCGAAGTCGAGTCGTCGCAGCAGTAAGAAGCTGAAgccgagcagcagcagcgaag TGGCGGAGGGTTCGGGTCTGGACGAGGACACGTTGTCCCGGCTGGTGGACGTCCTCAGTGTGGGAGACGTCCCCTGGAAGAAGCTGGCGGAGAAGCTGGGCATGATGACGCTGACTCACCTTTACCTGGACAGCCCCACGCCCTGCCACCACCTGCTGCAGCACTACCAG ctgggTGGAGGTCCAGTTGAAGGTCTGGTTGAAGCTCTTCAGTCTCTCGGTCTGACAGAAGGAGTCCGCCTGCTGAGGAACACGGAGCTGCAAGACGACAAACACAGCACAG ACGCGGTCGACAGCGGCTTCGGCAGCCAGCCaatggaagaagaggaggaggaaccgCCTGTGGCCAATCAGTTCCTGCAGTAA
- the nfkb2 gene encoding nuclear factor NF-kappa-B p100 subunit isoform X1 yields the protein MAGALRMSEAQYINVYENDLQMNLMQYDYIPPVDIKTEPSFPETAHGPYIQIIEEPKQRGFRFRYECEGPSHGGLPGASSEKNRRTYPTVKINNYVGHARVEVQLVTHSDPPRVHAHSLVGRHCTESGTCTLDVGPNDLTASFSNLGILHVTKKGVMEVLSRRLRDERKRQKGAHCHLTDSEENSILKEAKELGKVMDLNIVRLKFTAFLQDSNGGFTRGLKPVVSNPIYDSKSPNASNLKISRMDKTCGSVLGGDEIFLLCDKVQKDDIEIRFYEEEDDGGWEAFGDFSPTDVHKQYAIVFKTPPYHSAEIERPVTVFLQLKRKKAGDSSDPKQFTYIPQVQDKEEVLRKKQKPLPHYEPWRGAGGGGRGGGAGGFGGGGAGFQFNQQMNGGGGGGGGGGTGGVFFTGGFTGFSGGGGAQMSGSAPQTEVTGGQTGGQTGGQTGGQTGGQTGGQTGSPLQQQLFQIAAALQSRASQSARQTAAALLQYCSTGDARVLLALQRHLCGVQDGNGDTPLHLAIIHQQTGVIQQLIHTLLSSQQQHILSTANHLRQTPLHLAVITRQVKVVEVLLRAGADPGLLDRDGRSPLHLAALAGDNATLRPMLAHLGERHAHLVNTPDYHGLHPLHLAVRRDGERCLRLLVEGGAKINAPEQKSGNTALHLAVRENLFKVACTLITELKADVNACTFGGNTPLHLASSLGSPTLCSMLVAAGADKNVENDEPLFFSSSSSSDDEEDEPIREQDTASQPINPRKRRAGGHTPLDLAKCQKVRNLLNSSPKSSRRSSKKLKPSSSSEVAEGSGLDEDTLSRLVDVLSVGDVPWKKLAEKLGMMTLTHLYLDSPTPCHHLLQHYQLGGGPVEGLVEALQSLGLTEGVRLLRNTELQDDKHSTDAVDSGFGSQPMEEEEEEPPVANQFLQ from the exons ATGGCGGGAGCTCTCAG gatGTCTGAAGCTCAGTACATCAACGTCTACGAAAACGAC CTGCAGATGAATCTGATGCAGTACGATTATATTCCTCCAGTGGACATAAAGACCGAGCCGTCCTTCCCCGAGACAG CTCACGGTCCGTACATCCAGATCATCGAGGAACCCAAACAG AGGGGCTTTCGTTTCCGTTATGAGTGTGAGGGCCCGTCCCACGGGGGGCTCCCAGGGGCCTCCAGCGAGAAGAACCGGAGAACTTACCCGACTGTCAAA ATTAATAACTACGTGGGTCACGCCCGGGTGGAGGTCCAGCTGGTGACGCACTCCGACCCTCCACGTGTCCACGCCCACAGCCTGGTGGGACGCCACTGCACCGAGAGCGGGACCTGCACCCTGGACGTAGGACCCAACGACCTCACCGCCTC gTTCAGTAACCTGGGGATCCTCCACGTGACCAAGAAAGGAGTGATGGAGGTCCTGAGCCGCAGACTGAGAGAcgagaggaagagacagaaaggaGCTCACTGCCACCTGACAG ACTCGGAGGAGAACTCGATCCTGAAGGAGGCGAAGGAGCTGGGTAAGGTGATGGACCTGAACATCGTCCGGCTCAAGTTCACAGCGTTCCTGCAGGACAGTAACGGAGGATTCACCAGGGGCCTGAAGCCCGTCGTCTCCAACCCCATCTACGACAGCA AGTCCCCGAACGCCTCCAACCTGAAGATCTCTCGGATGGATAAAACGTGCGGCTCGGTGCTCGGAGGAGACGAGATCTTCCTGCTCTGTGACAAAGTCCAGAAAG ACGACATCGAGATCCGGTTCTACGAGGAGGAAGACGACGGAGGCTGGGAGGCGTTTGGGGACTTCTCCCCCACAGACGTTCACAAACAG tacgCCATCGTGTTCAAAACGCCGCCCTATCACAGCGCAGAGATCGAGCGGCCCGTCACCGTCTTCCTGCAGCTGAAGAGGAAGAAGGCCGGCGACAGCAGTGACCCCAAACAGTTCACCTACATCCCACAGGTCCAAG ACAAAGAGGAGGTGCTGAGGAAGAAACAGAAGCCGCTGCCGCACTATGAACcctggagaggagcaggaggaggagggagaggaggaggagctgggggattcggaggaggaggagcag GATTCCAGTTCAACCAGCAGATGAatggaggcggaggaggaggaggaggaggaggaacaggaggagtgTTCTTCACAGGAGGCTTCACAGGCTTCAGCGGAGGGGGAGGGGCTCAGATGTCAGGCTCCGCCCCTCAGACAGAGGTTACAGGAGGACAGACTGGAGGACAGACTGGAGGACAGactggaggacagacaggaggacagacaggaggacagactggCTCACCACTACAGCAGCAGCTGTTTCAGATTG CTGCTGCTCTCCAGAGCCGAGCCTCTCAGAGCGCCAGACAGACTGCCGCCGCCCTGCTGCAGTACTGCAGCACCGGGGACGCCCGAGTCCTCCTGGCACTTCAGAGACACCTCTGTGGCGTCCAGGACGGCAACGGAGACAC TCCTTTGCACCTGGCCATCATCCATCAGCAGACCGGAGTGATCCAGCAGCTGATCCACACTCTGCTCAGCAGCCAGCAGCAACACATCCTCAGCACAGCCAACCACCTGCGACAG ACTCCTCTCCACCTGGCGGTGATCACGCGGCAGGTGAAGGTGGTGGAGGTGCTGCTGAGGGCGGGGGCCGACCCCGGCCTGCTGGACAGAGACGGCCGCAGTCCGCTCCACCTGGCGGCGCTCGCCGGAGACAACGCCACGCTGCGGCCCATGCTGGCTCACCTGGGAGAACGCCACGCCCACCTGGTCAACACGCCGGACTACCACG GTCTCCACCCGCTCCACCTGGCGGTGAGGAGGGACGGCGAGCGTTGTCTCCGCCTCCTGGTGGAGGGCGGAGCCAAAATCAACGCACCTGAGCAGAAGAGTGGAAACACGGCGCTGCACCTGGCCGTGAGGGAAAACCTGTTCAAGGTCGCCTGCACACTCATcacagag CTGAAGGCGGACGTGAACGCGTGCACGTTTGGAGGGAACACGCCGCTGCACCTGGCGTCCAGCCTCGGCTCGCCGACCCTCTGCTCCATGCTCGTCGCTGCAG GTGCTGATAAAAACGTGGAGAACGACGAGCCGCTcttcttcagctcctcctcctcctccgatGACGAGGAAGACgaaccaatcagagagcaggaCACCGCCTCGCAGCCAATCAACCCTCGCAAGAGGCGTGCAGGAGGCCACACCCCCCTCGACCTCGCCAAGTGCCAGAAG gTGAGGAACCTGTTGAACTCGAGTCCGAAGTCGAGTCGTCGCAGCAGTAAGAAGCTGAAgccgagcagcagcagcgaag TGGCGGAGGGTTCGGGTCTGGACGAGGACACGTTGTCCCGGCTGGTGGACGTCCTCAGTGTGGGAGACGTCCCCTGGAAGAAGCTGGCGGAGAAGCTGGGCATGATGACGCTGACTCACCTTTACCTGGACAGCCCCACGCCCTGCCACCACCTGCTGCAGCACTACCAG ctgggTGGAGGTCCAGTTGAAGGTCTGGTTGAAGCTCTTCAGTCTCTCGGTCTGACAGAAGGAGTCCGCCTGCTGAGGAACACGGAGCTGCAAGACGACAAACACAGCACAG ACGCGGTCGACAGCGGCTTCGGCAGCCAGCCaatggaagaagaggaggaggaaccgCCTGTGGCCAATCAGTTCCTGCAGTAA